From a single Carassius auratus strain Wakin chromosome 38, ASM336829v1, whole genome shotgun sequence genomic region:
- the LOC113057420 gene encoding epiplakin-like, whose amino-acid sequence MPAQENYSSQGPVAGVFLEHSNETITIYQAFKKRLLKLGTYLSLLEAQAATGGIIDPVRNRVWSVEDAVKEGIVGHEIKEKLQLAERAITGYTDPYTNQQISLFQAMQKDVIPREYGIRLLEAQISAKGIYDPIEKCYLTEEQAYGKGHYDKDLFRDQVDALKVFYDPNSQENLTYASLIKKCTVAPETGLLLFPIYITFKGLRRGVTSAELLASKIIDQQTFENLHNGKTTTKDVMLMETVKEYLEGKKSIGGVAVLSTNKKISFYQAIRQGIIMPGSALILLEAQAATGFMIDPVENKTYSVDEAIKQKLVGPEYHAKLLAAERAVTGYKDPYTGETISLFQALKKELIVREHGIRLLEAQIATGGIIDPINSHRVPVDVAYKHGFFDEEMNAILEDPRDDTKGFFDPNTNDNLTYLQLLDRCVIDPSTGLTLLPIQDPSSSLNHKFIGYDIKKVFKGVMVKVACGKYMGMTVSLWELLMSEYFTEQQRQDFIQQYRNKTLTIEIIVTKVLEIIEHSVKTANVVFEGIREKVTANQLAEADILTEHDLEDLRGGKKTVKDVTDNESVQIYLQGKPSIAGVLLPDSQIMSIYQARQKGILRPGTSLVLLEAQAATGFIIDPNANRKFSVDDAVKAQVVGADLHEKLSSAEKAVTGYQDPYTGKKISLFQAMQKDLIVKDHGIRLLEAQIATGGIIDPVNSHRIPVHIAYKLGYFDNEMNQILCDPTDDTKGFFDPNTHENLTYMQLMSRCVTDQSSGLCLLKIKGNDKRVKIGGSFKELLQTTYVSVRYGRFSNNKVTLWDLINSEYLSEEKRQELLKSYKSKAITIEEIITIILKIIESKEVQRNADLSVDGLRGKVSILELLNSAIIDEKTYKNVLEGKLTIKDLTEMGTVRNFLRGTSCIAGVLLQKSNQKMSIYQAKKEGYLTPGTALCLLEAQAATGFIIDPIQDKKLTVDEALTQKVIVPELYEKLLAAEKAVIGYKDPYTGKTISLFEAIKKDLIVKQHGIRLLEAQIATGGIIDPLTGLHLPLEVAFKKGYFDADLNKILADQSDDTKGFFAPTTQENLTYIEMLERCIKDPDTGLFLLPVAEKGKTQERSQTIISDAEIKEEFEKKSVVVPFGNFSGKSLSLWELIHSVYFTDEQRQQYFEQYCLGKINIKDVIHIVTKTIQTIEQKEANSQTTMGLRKPVSVQQLYDSGIIDTKTYNELQHGKETLENMVKLESVQMYLKGTGSIAGVKLHPSGKVLSLYMAKTEGLLTSDAALLLLEAQAATGYVIDPIRNTQHTVMEAVRNQLIGPEISEHLLLAERAVTGFTDPYTDKQICLFEAMQKGLIPQKHGLNLLDAQLATGGIIDPIGSYRLPIQKAIIKGCLNDQTSDLLANPINSEKGFSDPETKEPLTYQQLMKKCERNSTTGLLLLPVTEKSAETSIYSDKQIIKIFKEKSVIINAGKFADKRVSLWDALHSEYISRKKREELLDQYKQKKLSIDEITEMVTAMIIEVTTKKHSFKGLRRKVSASELFEAKIISKEIMSKLNNDEVDDEDINKMESIQKYLTATNCIAGVYFQSKKQTLSIFEAKNKGLLTPGTSLVLLEAQAATGFMIDPVRNKKLSVEQAVAEGVVGMEWKSKLLSAERAVTGYTDPYTGKTISLFQALKKDLIVKDHGIRLLEAQIATGGIIDPVHSHRVPVEVAYQRGYFDEEMNKILSDPDDDTKGFFDPNTQENLTYLQLVERCVRDPNTGLSLLVIAKKGEFYFFIDEHTKNILKSTSTKKAGGKFQGQLVTLWDLLHSNYISEEKRRELVQRFKSGTITIEQFLEIVLTVVSQKSETSTQIITTITTTETTQKQNFQGIRKEVSADELLQSKVIDEKMYKDLTSGKVTVDHVSEMDSVRKYLKGTNSIAGVFVQSTKQTMNIFESKNKGLLTPGTSLVLLEAQAATGFMIDPVKNKKLSVEQAVAEGLVGADLKNKLLSAERAVTGYTDPYTGNIISLFQALKKDLIVKDHGIRLLEAQIATGGIIDPVHSHRVPVEVAYQRGYFDEEMNKILSDPDDDTKGFFDPNTQENLTYLQLVERCVRDPNTGLSLLVIAKKGEFYFFIDEHTKNILKSTSTKKAGGKFQGQLVTLWDLLHSNYISEEKRRELVQRFKSGTITIEQFLEIVLTVVSQKSETSTQIITTITTTETTQKQNFQGIRKEVSADELLQSKVIDEKMYKDLTSGKVTVDHVSEMDSVRKYLKGTNSIAGVFVQSTKQTMNIFEAKNKGLLTPGTSLVLLEAQAATGFMIDPVKNKKLSVEQAVAEGLVGADLKNKLLSAERAVTGYTDPYTGNIISLFQALKKDLIVKDHGIRLLEAQIATGGIIDPVHSHRVPVEVAYQRGYFDEEMNKILSDPDDDTKGFFDPNTQENLTYLQLVERCVRDPNTGLSLLVIAKKGEFYFFIDEHTKNILKSTSTKKAGGKFQGQLVTLWDLLHSNYISEEKRRELVQRFKSGTITIEQFLEIVLTVVSQKSETSTQIITTITTTETTQKQNFQGIRKEVSADELLQSKVIDEKMYKDLTSGKVTVDHVSEMDSVRKYLKGTNSIAGVFVQSTKQTMNIFEAKNKGLLTPGTSLVLLEAQAATGFMIDPVKNKKLSVEQAVAEGLVGADLKNKLLSAERAVTGYTDPYTGNIISLFQALKKDLIVKDHGIRLLEAQIATGGIIDPVHSHRVPVEVAYQRGYFDEEMNKILSDPDDDTKGFFDPNTQENLTYLQLVERCVRDPNTGLSLLALKK is encoded by the coding sequence atgccAGCTCAAGAAAACTACAGTTCTCAGGGGCCAGTAGCTGGAGTGTTCCTTGaacattcaaatgaaacaatTACAATATACCAAGCCTTCAAGAAGCGCTTGTTGAAGCTAGGAACATATCTGTCACTGTTAGAAGCTCAAGCTGCAACAGGAGGAATCATCGACCCCGTCAGAAACAGGGTATGGTCTGTAGAAGATGCAGTAAAGGAAGGCATTGTGGGACATGAAATCAAAGAGAAACTTCAATTAGCTGAGAGGGCCATCACAGGCTATACCGATCCCTACACCAACCAACAAATCTCACTCTTTCAGGCCATGCAAAAAGATGTAATCCCAAGAGAATATGGCATTAGATTACTTGAGGCACAGATCTCTGCCAAAGGGATCTATGACCCCATTGAAAAATGCTACCTAACAGAAGAACAAGCCTATGGGAAAGGTCACTATGACAAAGATCTTTTTAGAGACCAGGTGGATGCTCTAAAAGTATTCTATGATCCAAACTCTCAAGAAAACCTCACCTATGCATCTTTGATAAAGAAATGCACTGTAGCCCCAGAGACAGGTTTGCTGCTGTTCCCGATTTACATCACATTTAAAGGTCTTCGCAGAGGTGTAACCTCCGCTGAGCTTCTGGCATCAAAAATAATTGACCAACAGACATTTGAAAATCTACATAATGGTAAAACCACTACCAAGGATGTGATGTTAATGGAAACAGTGAAAGAATATCTAGAAGGTAAAAAGAGCATTGGGGGAGTAGCTGTGCTCTCTACTAACAAGAAAATTAGCTTCTATCAGGCAATTAGACAAGGAATAATCATGCCTGGTTCTGCTTTGATTCTGCTGGAAGCCCAGGCTGCAACTGGATTCATGATTGACCCTGTTGAAAACAAGACATACAGTGTAGATGAAGCCATTAAACAAAAACTTGTAGGGCCAGAGTACCATGCAAAATTGCTTGCAGCAGAACGTGCAGTGACTGGTTACAAGGATCCATACACTGGTGAAACcatttctctttttcaagctcTGAAGAAGGAACTGATTGTGAGGGAGCATGGGATCCGATTGCTTGAGGCACAAATTGCGACTGGTGGAATTATCGATCCAATAAACAGTCACAGAGTTCCTGTGGATGTTGCATACAAGCATGGCTTCTTCGATGAGGAAATGAATGCCATCCTTGAGGATCCTAGAGATGACACTAAAGGTTTCTTTGACCCAAACACAAATGATAATCTGACATATCTGCAACTGCTAGATCGCTGTGTCATCGACCCCTCTACTGGACTTACATTATTGCCCATTCAGGATCCATCCAGCAGTCTGAATCACAAATTTATTGGCTATGACATCAAAAAAGTCTTCAAGGGTGTCATGGTAAAAGTGGCATGTGGAAAATACATGGGAATGACTGTTTCGCTCTGGGAATTACTTATGTCTGAATATTTTACTGAACAGCAAAGGCAAGACTTTATCCAGCAATACAGAAACAAAACACTCACAATTGAAATTATAGTCACCAAAGTCCTGGAGATCATTGAACATTCAGTGAAAACAGCTAATGTTGTTTTTGAAGGTATAAGGGAAAAAGTAACTGCAAACCAGCTTGCCGAAGCTGACATACTCACAGAGCATGATCTAGAAGATCTCAGAGGAGGAAAAAAGACTGTAAAAGATGTTACAGATAATGAATCTGTGCAGATATACCTACAAGGTAAACCAAGTATTGCTGGTGTGCTGCTTCCTGACTCCCAAATAATGTCAATCTACCAAGCCAGACAAAAGGGAATTCTGAGGCCAGGAACATCACTTGTTCTTCTTGAAGCTCAGGCTGCAACAGGATTCATAATTGACCCAAATGCTAATCGAAAGTTTTCTGTAGATGATGCAGTGAAGGCACAAGTGGTAGGGGCTGATCTTCATGAGAAATTAAGCTCAGCAGAGAAGGCAGTGACTGGTTACCAAGATCCTTACACTGGCAAGAAAATCTCATTGTTCCAAGCAATGCAGAAAGATTTAATTGTGAAAGATCATGGTATACGTCTGCTAGAGGCCCAGATTGCCACAGGGGGCATTATTGATCCTGTAAATAGCCATCGCATTCCTGTTCATATTGCTTATAAACTAGGATATTTTGATAACGAAATGAATCAGATCCTTTGCGATCCAACTGATGACACAAAAGGATTCTTTGACCCAAACACTCATGAAAACCTTACTTATATGCAGCTTATGTCCAGATGTGTCACTGACCAAAGCTCAGGCCTTTGCCTCTTGAAAATCAAAGGAAACGACAAGAGAGTCAAAATAGGAGGCAGCTTCAAAGAGCTGCTCCAGACCACATACGTCTCTGTGAGATACGGCAGATTCAGCAACAATAAAGTGACACTCTGGGATCTCATCAACTCTGAATATTTGTCAGAGGAGAAAAGGCAGGAGCTGTTAAAGAGTTACAAGTCCAAAGCAATCACAATAGAAGAAAtcataacaattattttaaagatCATTGAGAGCAAGGAAGTACAAAGGAATGCTGACCTCAGTGTAGATGGTCTCAGGGGAAAAGTATCCATTTTGGAGCTGCTGAATTCGGCAATAATAGatgaaaaaacatacaaaaatgtgcTTGAGGGCAAACTAACAATCAAAGACCTCACTGAGATGGGCACTGTGAGGAACTTCCTTAGAGGAACAAGCTGTATTGCAGGTGTATTATTACAAAAGTCAAACCAGAAAATGAGCATCTACCAAGCCAAAAAAGAGGGCTATCTGACCCCTGGGACTGCCTTGTGTCTTCTTGAAGCACAGGCTGCCACTGGTTTTATTATTGATCCAATACAAGACAAGAAACTCACAGTTGACGAGGCCTTGACGCAGAAAGTCATTGTTCCAGAGTTGTATGAAAAACTCCTGGCTGCTGAGAAAGCGGTGATTGGTTACAAAGACCCATACACAGGCAAGACAATATCACTTTTCGAAGCCATCAAGAAAGACCTTATTGTAAAACAGCATGGCATACGTCTGCTTGAAGCTCAGATTGCAACAGGTGGAATCATTGATCCCTTAACAGGTTTACATTTACCACTCGAAGTTGCTTTCAAAAAGGGTTATTTTGATGCAGACTTAAATAAGATCCTTGCTGATCAAAGTGATGACACCAAAGGATTTTTTGCTCCCACCACACAAGAAAATCTGACCTACATTGAAATGTTGGAACGATGCATCAAGGACCCCGATACTGGTCTTTTCCTGCTTCCAGTTGCTGAAAAAGGGAAAACACAAGAAAGATCACAAACAATTATCTCAGATGCTGAGATTAAGGaagaatttgagaaaaaaagtgttgttgTTCCTTTTGGCAATTTCTCTGGAAAATCACTGTCACTTTGGGAATTAATACATTCTGTATACTTCACAGATGAACAAAGGCAGCAGTACTTTGAACAATATTGTTTGGGCAAGATAAATATCAAGGATGTTATCCACATAGTTACCAAAACTATTCAAACAATAGAACAGAAAGAAGCAAATTCTCAGACAACTATGGGCCTGAGAAAACCTGTTTCTGTGCAACAGCTGTATGACTCTGGAATTATTGACACCAAAACTTACAATGAGCTGCAACATGGTAAGGAGACTCTTGAAAACATGGTTAAACTTGAATCTGTTCAAATGTACTTGAAAGGCACTGGAAGCATTGCTGGAGTAAAGCTTCATCCATCAGGAAAAGTGTTAAGTTTATACATGGCAAAAACTGAAGGATTACTCACTTCTGATGCAGCACTGTTGTTGCTTGAGGCTCAGGCAGCAACTGGATATGTTATTGATCCAATCcgaaacacacagcacacagtcATGGAGGCTGTCAGAAATCAACTTATTGGACCAGAGATATCGGAGCACTTACTATTGGCTGAACGTGCTGTCACTGGCTTCACAGACCCATACACAGATAAGCAAATATGCTTATTTGAAGCAATGCAAAAAGGCCTCATCCCTCAAAAACATGGACTGAACCTCTTAGATGCACAACTTGCCACAGGAGGAATTATTGATCCAATTGGCAGCTACAGATTGCCTATACAAAAAGCAATTATTAAAGGATGCTTGAATGATCAGACCAGTGATCTTCTGGCAAATCCTATAAATAGTGAAAAGGGGTTTTCAGACCCAGAGACAAAAGAACCTCTTACTTACCAACAACTAATGAAGAAATGTGAAAGGAATTCAACTACTGGCCTGCTGCTTCTCCCAGTGACTGAAAAGAGTGCTGAAACTTCAATCTACAgtgacaaacaaataataaagatcTTTAAAGAAAAATCAGTGATCATCAATGCTGGTAAGTTTGCGGATAAACGTGTATCACTTTGGGATGCACTACACTCAGAGTATATATCTAGAAAGAAAAGGGAAGAATTACTTGACCAATACAAACAAAAGAAACTTTCAATAGACGAGATAACAGAAATGGTGACAGCAATGATAATTGAAGTAACCACaaaaaagcattcatttaaagGTCTTCGAAGAAAAGTGTCAGCAAGTGAGCTATTTGAAGCAAAAATCATCTCAAAAGAAATTATGAGTAAGCTTAACAATGATGAAGTAGATGATGAAGATATAAACAAAATGGAATCTATTCAAAAATATCTTACAGCAACAAACTGTATTGCTGGTGTATATTTCCAGTCCAAAAAACAGACCTTGAGCATCTTCGAAGCCAAAAATAAGGGACTTCTGACACCTGGAACATCTCTGGTTTTACTTGAGGCCCAAGCAGCCACTGGTTTTATGATTGACCCAGTGAGGAACAAAAAGCTTTCAGTAGAGCAGGCAGTGGCTGAAGGTGTTGTGGGCATGGAATGGAAAAGCAAACTGCTCTCTGCAGAACGAGCAGTCACTGGATACACAGACCCTTACACAGGCAAAACAATCTCCTTGTTCCAGGCCTTGAAAAAAGATCTGATCGTCAAGGACCACGGTATTCGTCTGTTAGAGGCTCAGATCGCCACCGGGGGCATCATTGATCCTGTGCACAGCCACCGTGTTCCTGTGGAGGTGGCTTACCAAAGAGGGTACTTTGATGAGGAGATGAACAAGATCCTATCCGATCCAGATGATGACACCAAAGGTTTCTTTGATCCCAACACACAAGAGAACCTCACATACTTGCAACTTGTGGAGCGGTGTGTTAGAGACCCCAACACTGGCCTGAGCCTCCTCGTGATTGCGAAAAAGGGTGAGTTCTACTTCTTCATTGATGAACATACAAAGAATATCCTTAAATCTACAAGCACAAAGAAAGCGGGAGGTAAATTCCAAGGACAGCTGGTGACACTCTGGGATCTGCTGCACTCAAATTACATTTCTGAGGAAAAGAGGAGAGAACTGGTGCAGCGGTTTAAATCAGGAACAATAACTATAGAACAGTTTTTAGAAATAGTTCTCACAGTGGTATCACAGAAATCAGAAACGAGCACCCAAATCattacaacaataacaacaacagagacgACCCAAAAACAAAATTTTCAAGGCATCAGAAAGGAAGTGAGCGCTGATGAGTTGCTGCAGTCCAAAGTCATTGATGAGAAAATGTACAAAGACCTAACTTCCGGAAAAGTCACAGTTGATCATGTAAGTGAAATGGACTCTGTGCGAAAATACTTGAAAGGAACAAATAGCATCGCTGGTGTATTTGTGCAGTCTACCAAACAAACCATGAACATCTTCGAATCCAAAAATAAGGGACTTCTGACACCTGGAACATCTCTGGTTTTGCTTGAGGCACAGGCTGCCACTGGCTTTATGATTGACCCAGTGAAGAATAAAAAGCTGTCAGTAGAACAGGCAGTGGCTGAAGGACTTGTTGGGGcagatttgaaaaacaaactGCTCTCTGCAGAGCGGGCGGTCACTGGTTACACGGACCCTTACACAGGGAACATAATCTCCTTGTTCCAGGCCTTGAAAAAAGATCTGATCGTCAAGGACCATGGTATTCGTCTGTTAGAGGCTCAGATCGCCACCGGGGGCATCATTGATCCTGTGCACAGCCACCGTGTTCCTGTGGAGGTGGCTTACCAAAGAGGGTACTTTGATGAGGAGATGAACAAGATCCTATCCGATCCAGATGATGACACCAAAGGTTTCTTTGATCCCAACACACAAGAGAACCTCACATACTTGCAACTTGTGGAGCGGTGTGTTAGAGACCCCAACACTGGCCTGAGCCTCCTCGTGATTGCGAAAAAGGGTGAGTTCTACTTCTTCATTGATGAACATACAAAGAATATCCTTAAATCTACAAGCACAAAGAAAGCGGGAGGTAAATTCCAAGGACAGCTAGTGACACTCTGGGATCTGCTGCACTCAAATTACATTTCTGAGGAAAAGAGGAGAGAACTGGTGCAGCGGTTTAAATCAGGAACAATAACTATAGAACAGTTTTTAGAAATAGTTCTTACAGTGGTATCACAGAAATCAGAAACGAGCACCCAAATCattacaacaataacaacaacagagacgACCCAAAAACAAAATTTTCAAGGCATCAGAAAGGAAGTGAGCGCTGATGAGTTGCTGCAGTCCAAAGTCATTGATGAGAAAATGTACAAAGACCTAACTTCCGGAAAAGTCACAGTTGATCATGTAAGTGAAATGGACTCTGTGCGAAAATACTTGAAAGGAACAAATAGCATCGCTGGTGTATTTGTGCAGTCTACCAAACAAACCATGAACATCTTCGAAGCCAAAAATAAGGGACTTCTGACACCTGGAACATCTCTGGTTTTGCTTGAGGCACAGGCTGCCACTGGCTTTATGATTGACCCAGTGAAGAATAAAAAGCTGTCAGTAGAACAGGCAGTGGCTGAAGGACTTGTTGGGGcagatttgaaaaacaaactGCTCTCTGCAGAACGGGCGGTCACTGGTTACACAGACCCTTACACAGGGAACATAATCTCCTTGTTCCAGGCCTTGAAAAAAGATCTGATCGTCAAGGACCACGGTATTCGTCTGTTAGAGGCTCAGATCGCCACCGGGGGCATCATTGATCCTGTGCACAGCCACCGTGTTCCTGTGGAGGTGGCTTACCAAAGAGGGTACTTTGATGAGGAGATGAACAAGATCCTATCCGATCCAGATGATGACACCAAAGGTTTCTTTGATCCCAACACACAAGAGAACCTCACATACTTGCAACTTGTGGAGCGGTGTGTTAGAGACCCCAACACTGGCCTGAGCCTCCTCGTGATTGCGAAAAAGGGTGAGTTCTACTTCTTCATTGATGAACATACAAAGAATATCCTTAAATCTACAAGCACAAAGAAAGCGGGAGGTAAATTCCAAGGACAGCTGGTGACACTCTGGGATCTGCTGCACTCAAATTACATTTCTGAGGAAAAGAGGAGAGAACTGGTGCAGCGGTTTAAATCAGGAACAATAACTATAGAACAGTTTTTAGAAATAGTTCTCACAGTGGTATCACAGAAATCAGAAACGAGCACCCAAATCattacaacaataacaacaacagagacgACCCAAAAACAAAATTTTCAAGGCATCAGAAAGGAAGTGAGCGCTGATGAGTTGCTGCAGTCCAAAGTCATTGATGAGAAAATGTACAAAGACCTAACTTCCGGTAAAGTCACAGTTGATCATGTAAGTGAAATGGACTCTGTGCGAAAATACTTGAAAGGAACAAATAGCATCGCTGGTGTATTTGTGCAGTCTACCAAACAAACCATGAACATCTTCGAAGCCAAAAATAAGGGACTTCTGACACCTGGAACATCTCTGGTTTTGCTTGAGGCACAGGCTGCCACTGGCTTTATGATTGACCCAGTGAAGAATAAAAAGCTGTCAGTAGAACAGGCAGTGGCTGAAGGACTTGTTGGGGcagatttgaaaaacaaactGCTCTCTGCAGAACGGGCGGTCACTGGTTACACGGACCCTTACACAGGGAACATAATCTCCTTGTTCCAGGCCTTGAAAAAAGATCTGATCGTCAAGGACCATGGTATTCGTCTGTTAGAGGCTCAGATCGCCACCGGGGGCATCATTGATCCTGTGCACAGCCACCGTGTTCCTGTGGAGGTGGCTTACCAAAGAGGGTACTTTGATGAGGAGATGAACAAGATCCTATCCGATCCAGATGATGACACCAAAGGTTTCTTTGATCCCAACACACAAGAGAACCTCACATACTTGCAACTTGTGGAGCGGTGTGTTAGAGACCCCAACACTGGCCTTAGTCTGCTTGCTTTAAAAAAGTAG
- the LOC113057437 gene encoding solute carrier family 52, riboflavin transporter, member 2-like produces the protein MADTWWNHAIVTHILVALFGMGSWISVNSLWVEMPVVVEVLPEEWNLPAYISVLIAFGNLGPVAVTLTHHIAPGWLKERMVIHIIQVLAVVAAVFLSLFWSQVVTVAGEPRSVPFLLLTFILSFVCCTSNVTFLPFMFRYPPQYIRTFFFGQGLSALFPCVVALGQGVGKLECNETANGTKPHYLKENFPAQDFFWFLSVMLAISALCFLALTCRVVTLTTAEEFQKAEQASVKTEEETQPLQNGDSTVSEEQVEVEKQAPVVAFWTSRNIYLLLLLGLSNALTNGVLPSVQSFSCLPYGTMTFHLSVILGNIANPLVCFVAMFVLLRSSIGLGMMSLGGCIFAAYLMALAVLSPCPPLLGSQYGVALVIISWIIFTGLFSYVKVVVGTLLHEAGHAALLWCGVFIQTGSLIGAITMFPLVSVYQVFQRAQDCTDNCS, from the exons ATGGCAGATACATGGTGGAATCATGCCATTGTTACACATATTCTAGTGGCCCTGTTTGGAATGGGCTCGTGGATCTCCGTGAACTCATTATGGGTTGAGATGCCGGTTGTTGTAGAAGTTCTGCCTGAAG AGTGGAACTTGCCAGCCTATATTTCAGTGCTGATTGCATTTGGGAATTTGGGTCCAGTGGCTGTGACTTTGACCCACCACATTGCTCCAGGATGGCTGAAAGAACGCATGGTCATCCACATCATACAAGTGCTAGCGGTGGTTGCAGctgtgtttctttctctcttttggtCCCAGGTGGTCACAGTTGCTGGAGAGCCAAGATCTGTCCCGTTCCTGCTGCTTACTTTTATCCTGTCATTCGTCTGTTGCACTTCCAACGTCACCTTCTTACCCTTCATGTTCCGTTACCCCCCGCAGTACATCCGGACATTCTTTTTTGGACAGGGTCTTTCTGCACTCTTTCCCTGTGTGGTTGCTTTGGGGCAGGGTGTAGGGAAACTAGAGTGCAATGAGACCGCCAACGGAACAAAGCCCCACTATCTCAAAGAAAACTTCCCAGCCCAAGACTTCTTCTGGTTTTTGTCTGTGATGCTTGCTATTTCTGCCCTCTGTTTCCTGGCTCTGACATGCAGAGTGGTCACTCTGACTACGGCAGAGGAATTTCAAAAGGCTGAGCAGGCATCAgtgaaaacagaggaagagacacAACCTTTACAAAATGGAGATTCCACAGTTTCTGAGGAACAGGTTGAAGTTGAAAAACAGGCACCTGTTGTGGCCTTTTGGACATCACGCAATATATATCTGCTCCTGTTGCTGGGATTATCCAATGCTTTGACCAACGGTGTGCTGCCATCCGTGCAGAGTTTCTCCTGTCTGCCTTATGGCACCATGACCTTTCACCTCTCTGTCATCTTGGGCAACATTGCAAACCCTCTGGTCTGCTTTGTGGCCATGTTTGTTTTACTTAG GTCCAGCATTGGTCTTGGTATGATGTCACTGGGAGGCTGTATTTTTGCTGCCTATCTCATGGCCTTGGCTGTGCTGAGTCCCTGTCCACCACTTTTAGGAAGTCAGTATGGCGTTGCTCTTGTG ATCATATCCTGGATCATCTTCACTGGCTTGTTCTCTTACGTGAAGGTTGTAGTTGGGACGCTGCTTCATGAAGCAGGGCATGCAGCTTTGCTCTGGTGTGGAGTCTTCATCCAGACTGGCTCTCTAATTGGAGCTATCACAATGTTCCCTTTAGTCAGTGTGTACCAGGTCTTCCAGCGAGCCCAGGACTGCACAGACAACTGCAGTTAA